A portion of the Treponema rectale genome contains these proteins:
- the mrdA gene encoding penicillin-binding protein 2 translates to MMFGNYGNTDNTQQKNIKLAILTIIISFTLALYSIRLFTIQIINGKQYREDTDKISTDYDEIPAQRGEIYDRNNNVSMVINTDSFAVELIPGNIPKDYYDTVTTKLAEYLGISKKNIDDKVKNKKSYSPVTVKTNVPLNIISNIAENITELPGVTWKNRPNRNYVESGSISHVLGYVGIITPKELNLHYNEGYKDNDVIGKTGIEKQYDLLLRGKKGRIKKTVDAQRRVLNSLTDIDPPESGKKLVLTIDTTIQHLAEEALGERVGAVVVLKPASGEILAMVSYPYYDNNIFSSDDYSQLFTKTSQMPNEPFLNRAIYAEYPPASTFKIVMSTAILNENAYPEEKPILCPGSINYGNRLFKCHVYKSGGRHGNVNLKDALAQSCDVYYWIAGRDYLGVDTIAEYAHSFGLGEPLQIDLPADTQKSGFIPSPALHERRYHREWLGGDTMNMSIGQGDDLVTPLHIANMMAMVCNSGVIYKPHLLKEIRDPVTDDIIQNIKPEVLKKADDVSPEVWKKVQNDLRYVITNGTPEYPLKNKTVQIAGKTGTGEDSSLKEGHWHNWMVTYAPFDAKPEDQVVVAVLVDGVNTWEWWAPYASNIIIQGIFNDQSYEEALEALPHVKYELEHGRKNRGRQE, encoded by the coding sequence ATGATGTTCGGAAATTACGGAAACACGGATAATACACAGCAAAAAAACATAAAGCTTGCAATACTTACAATAATAATAAGCTTTACGCTTGCACTGTATTCCATCAGGCTCTTTACGATTCAAATCATAAACGGAAAGCAGTACAGGGAAGATACAGATAAAATTTCTACAGACTACGATGAAATTCCTGCTCAGCGCGGAGAAATCTATGACAGAAACAATAATGTTTCTATGGTTATTAACACTGATTCTTTTGCCGTCGAGCTCATTCCGGGTAACATTCCGAAAGACTATTATGATACGGTAACAACTAAACTTGCAGAATATCTTGGGATTTCCAAAAAAAATATTGATGACAAAGTAAAAAATAAAAAAAGCTATTCTCCCGTAACGGTAAAGACAAATGTACCTCTGAACATAATCAGTAATATTGCAGAAAATATTACTGAACTTCCAGGTGTAACATGGAAAAACAGACCCAACAGAAACTACGTTGAAAGCGGATCCATAAGTCATGTCTTAGGTTATGTAGGAATCATCACCCCGAAAGAACTTAACCTTCACTATAATGAAGGCTACAAAGATAATGACGTAATCGGTAAAACCGGAATAGAAAAGCAGTACGATCTTCTCTTAAGGGGAAAAAAGGGAAGAATAAAAAAAACCGTAGATGCACAGCGAAGGGTATTGAACTCACTGACGGACATAGATCCACCTGAAAGCGGAAAAAAACTTGTACTCACAATTGATACCACAATTCAGCATCTGGCAGAAGAAGCACTGGGAGAAAGAGTTGGAGCTGTTGTCGTTTTAAAACCTGCAAGCGGAGAGATTCTTGCAATGGTTTCTTACCCGTACTACGATAATAATATCTTTTCGAGTGATGATTACAGTCAGCTCTTCACAAAAACTTCGCAGATGCCGAATGAACCTTTCCTGAACAGGGCAATATACGCTGAATATCCACCGGCTTCTACATTTAAGATTGTAATGTCTACTGCAATCCTTAATGAAAATGCATATCCTGAAGAAAAACCGATTCTCTGTCCAGGATCAATAAACTACGGAAACCGCCTGTTTAAATGTCACGTATATAAAAGCGGAGGAAGACACGGTAACGTTAACCTGAAGGACGCACTTGCACAGTCATGTGACGTCTACTACTGGATTGCCGGCCGTGACTATCTTGGAGTTGATACTATAGCAGAATATGCTCATTCATTCGGTCTTGGAGAACCACTTCAGATTGATTTACCTGCAGACACACAGAAATCCGGATTCATTCCGTCCCCGGCGCTTCATGAACGACGTTATCATCGTGAATGGCTTGGCGGAGATACCATGAACATGTCTATCGGACAGGGAGATGACCTTGTAACTCCTCTTCACATAGCAAACATGATGGCAATGGTATGTAATTCAGGAGTAATATATAAACCTCATCTTCTTAAAGAAATCAGGGATCCTGTAACAGATGACATCATTCAGAATATAAAGCCTGAAGTATTAAAGAAAGCGGATGACGTTTCTCCGGAAGTATGGAAAAAAGTTCAGAACGACCTGAGATACGTAATTACAAACGGAACCCCGGAATATCCTTTAAAAAACAAAACCGTGCAGATTGCCGGAAAAACAGGTACCGGTGAAGACTCAAGCCTTAAAGAAGGTCACTGGCACAACTGGATGGTAACCTACGCTCCGTTTGATGCTAAACCTGAAGATCAGGTTGTAGTAGCAGTACTTGTTGACGGTGTCAATACCTGGGAGTGGTGGGCTCCATATGCTTCAAATATTATAATTCAGGGAATCTTTAATGATCAGAGCTATGAAGAAGCTCTTGAAGCACTTCCACATGTAAAATACGAGCTTGAACACGGAAGAAAAAACAGAGGAAGACAGGAATGA
- the mreD gene encoding rod shape-determining protein MreD, whose translation MGKSIFVSTIILLCTAIFEAAIVSNLTILPAAPDFLMLCVLFFSLHNGKLAGEITGFISGLFLDFLSSAPFGLNCLLRTTLGYTTGLFAKSLNTEGVIVPAIQGFIASIYKCLFLLLLSFLYPSKITVYSIFEIETLIEILLNTIFAPIVFSFLKFFRNSVIISPETRL comes from the coding sequence ATGGGAAAATCAATTTTTGTAAGCACAATCATTCTTCTGTGTACGGCAATTTTTGAAGCCGCCATTGTTTCTAACCTTACAATCCTTCCGGCAGCTCCTGATTTTTTAATGCTGTGCGTACTGTTTTTTTCACTTCACAATGGAAAACTTGCAGGAGAAATAACAGGTTTTATTTCCGGATTATTTCTGGATTTTTTAAGTTCAGCTCCATTCGGATTAAACTGTCTGTTAAGGACGACCTTGGGATATACTACGGGACTCTTTGCAAAAAGCCTTAACACGGAAGGTGTTATCGTTCCTGCAATACAGGGATTTATTGCCTCCATTTATAAATGCCTGTTCCTGCTTCTTCTTTCGTTCCTCTATCCTTCAAAAATTACAGTTTACTCCATATTTGAAATCGAAACCCTTATAGAAATACTTCTAAATACGATTTTTGCACCTATTGTTTTTTCTTTCCTTAAGTTCTTCAGAAATTCCGTAATCATTTCGCCGGAGACAAGATTATGA
- the mreC gene encoding rod shape-determining protein MreC, whose product MKKGPFTFHLAEILLVVMVLFSAITLGFSSGRFIVSFNSVGFTVFSSLQKGVNSVVYFFTDKINGIRELSDLKKKYTALKEQLENYEFLKRQNSEFQKENDRLKSLLEFTETLEYKNIPARIIGRDPDSLYSGITINKGSMHGIKKGMSVIAVQNGDKGIVGKIVTVGYGASIIMPVYDSMCNISVRIQNTRDIGIISGTGTQDEHLKLNYIRKRFVADFHTGDIVVTSGENGNYLPDIPVGRISMITPLDYSSSLDIDVDPIIDFGRLENVIVIDMSKTVEK is encoded by the coding sequence ATGAAAAAAGGGCCGTTTACTTTTCATCTTGCGGAAATACTCCTTGTCGTTATGGTTCTTTTCAGTGCCATAACGCTGGGTTTTTCTTCCGGCAGATTCATCGTAAGTTTTAATTCCGTTGGTTTTACAGTTTTTTCCTCACTGCAAAAAGGCGTAAATTCCGTTGTTTATTTTTTTACTGATAAAATAAATGGAATCAGGGAGCTTTCTGACCTTAAGAAGAAATATACCGCTCTGAAAGAACAGCTTGAAAACTATGAATTTCTGAAAAGACAGAATTCCGAATTTCAGAAAGAAAATGACAGGCTTAAATCTCTTCTTGAATTTACGGAAACCCTTGAATATAAAAACATACCGGCCCGTATAATTGGCAGGGATCCTGACTCGCTGTATTCAGGAATAACGATTAATAAAGGTTCCATGCATGGTATCAAAAAGGGAATGAGTGTTATTGCCGTTCAGAACGGAGATAAAGGTATTGTAGGGAAAATTGTAACAGTCGGATACGGAGCCAGCATCATCATGCCTGTGTATGACTCAATGTGCAATATTTCCGTAAGGATTCAGAATACAAGAGACATCGGAATCATCTCAGGAACAGGCACTCAGGATGAACACCTTAAGCTTAATTACATAAGAAAGCGTTTTGTCGCTGACTTTCATACAGGAGACATTGTCGTTACAAGCGGAGAAAACGGAAACTATCTTCCGGACATTCCTGTAGGCCGTATTTCGATGATAACGCCTCTTGATTATTCTTCCTCCCTTGATATTGACGTTGATCCTATTATCGACTTCGGAAGGCTTGAGAATGTTATTGTAATTGACATGTCAAAGACAGTGGAGAAATAG
- a CDS encoding rod shape-determining protein, translating to MGFFDNFTTDIGIDLGTCNTLIYVRGQGIVIDEPSVVAVEKGTGKVVAVGSEAKRMLWKTPTNIVAIRPLADGVISDSISTEKMIKYFISKVIPKRHLFKSIRMKIGIPSCITQVERDAVMAAALKAGAKEVEVIEESLAAAIGAEIPIYEPAGHMVCDIGGGTTEVSVISLGGMVVTSSIRVGGNSFDEAIIKHIKNIHNLIIGQQMAERLKVEIGNAMADKTNDKMEVKGTDSITGLPRRIEVDSVEVREALKEPVSKIVEEIKKTLSRTPPELNADIVERGIIMSGGSSMLKNLTTLISKETGVPVTRVKKPLECVARGAGEAFELFKNMSSIRSVYDNLNN from the coding sequence ATGGGTTTTTTTGATAATTTTACAACTGACATCGGTATTGATCTTGGTACCTGTAACACTTTGATTTACGTACGCGGTCAGGGAATTGTAATTGATGAACCTTCTGTAGTTGCAGTTGAAAAGGGAACAGGAAAAGTAGTTGCCGTAGGTTCTGAAGCAAAAAGAATGCTTTGGAAAACCCCGACAAATATTGTAGCAATAAGACCTCTTGCTGACGGTGTTATTTCAGACAGTATTTCTACAGAAAAAATGATTAAATACTTTATTTCAAAAGTTATTCCTAAACGTCATTTATTTAAATCTATAAGAATGAAAATCGGTATTCCTTCCTGCATTACTCAGGTTGAGCGTGATGCTGTAATGGCAGCTGCTCTTAAAGCCGGAGCAAAGGAAGTCGAAGTTATCGAAGAAAGTCTTGCCGCAGCCATCGGTGCTGAAATTCCTATTTATGAACCTGCCGGACATATGGTATGTGATATCGGTGGAGGAACAACAGAAGTATCCGTTATTTCCCTCGGAGGAATGGTTGTTACAAGTTCAATTCGTGTAGGCGGAAACTCTTTTGACGAAGCAATTATAAAGCATATCAAGAATATTCATAATCTCATTATCGGACAGCAGATGGCAGAACGCCTCAAAGTTGAGATTGGAAATGCCATGGCTGACAAGACAAATGATAAAATGGAAGTAAAGGGTACAGATTCCATAACAGGACTTCCAAGAAGAATTGAAGTAGATTCAGTAGAAGTCAGGGAAGCACTTAAAGAACCTGTCAGCAAAATTGTAGAAGAAATAAAAAAGACCCTTTCAAGAACTCCTCCTGAACTTAATGCAGATATCGTTGAACGCGGTATCATCATGTCCGGCGGAAGTTCAATGCTTAAAAACCTTACAACCCTTATATCTAAAGAAACCGGAGTTCCTGTTACAAGAGTAAAGAAACCTCTGGAATGTGTAGCCCGCGGTGCAGGCGAAGCCTTTGAACTTTTCAAGAATATGTCTTCAATCAGATCTGTATACGACAACCTTAACAACTAG
- a CDS encoding tetratricopeptide repeat protein, protein MKSGYKSDRIKRRKSRLFKNLIILAVILTAIAAVSIISYNVIYSRLHSEYSENALYDNWNLKTTEGFKKTYEISDVLIQKNPLNNTARTFRGYSAFMLAESEPDYNLSKNYLNEAIANLRIALIGCSRETYPQVCYMLGKAYYYRDKAASYNFYADLTVKYLNEALDYGFSAPDIPHLLGLSYDALGETDKSIAALTKALINNETDTLLYDIGRQYFKNKQGMTARQYLARVIHISKNDELIEKSRLLLGQIYINEGEYQSAENEFNSILEKNENSADAHYELGVLYEKLGDYVKARYEWRQCRKIQVNHPGATKKLLEARK, encoded by the coding sequence ATGAAATCCGGATACAAATCCGACAGAATAAAGAGAAGAAAGAGCAGGCTATTTAAAAACCTAATTATCCTTGCAGTAATTCTCACGGCAATAGCTGCTGTTTCTATCATTTCATATAACGTAATTTATTCCAGACTTCACAGTGAATACTCAGAAAACGCACTCTACGATAACTGGAACTTGAAAACTACTGAAGGTTTTAAAAAAACTTACGAAATCTCAGACGTCCTTATACAGAAAAATCCTCTTAACAATACAGCAAGAACATTCCGGGGATACAGTGCTTTCATGCTTGCAGAATCGGAACCGGATTATAATCTTTCAAAAAATTACCTTAACGAAGCAATAGCAAATTTAAGGATAGCTCTCATAGGATGCAGCAGGGAAACCTATCCTCAGGTATGTTATATGCTGGGAAAAGCCTATTACTACAGGGATAAGGCAGCATCTTATAATTTCTATGCAGATCTTACCGTAAAATATCTTAACGAAGCTCTTGATTACGGTTTTTCTGCACCTGATATTCCTCATCTTCTCGGCTTGAGCTATGATGCCCTGGGCGAAACAGATAAATCCATTGCCGCCCTTACAAAAGCTCTTATAAACAATGAAACAGACACACTGCTTTATGATATTGGAAGGCAGTATTTTAAGAACAAGCAGGGAATGACGGCACGACAGTATCTTGCAAGAGTCATTCATATTTCAAAAAATGACGAACTCATAGAAAAATCCCGCCTTCTTCTGGGACAGATTTATATAAATGAAGGTGAATACCAGTCAGCCGAAAATGAATTTAATTCAATTCTTGAAAAAAATGAAAATTCTGCTGACGCACATTACGAACTTGGTGTATTATATGAAAAACTCGGTGATTATGTAAAAGCCAGGTATGAGTGGCGCCAATGCCGCAAAATACAGGTTAATCACCCTGGTGCAACAAAAAAGCTTCTTGAAGCTCGAAAATAA
- a CDS encoding zinc ribbon domain-containing protein: MQTTEILSKLKDLQEVLAEKYRIEAKMEELPKSLSGSLESLEQFKKEYIEKNAEFETEKEKLTALKADLAEAEKEREAGEKGMDNISTHREYELLDKQITEAQEHETEIRKEIQKEEKLIAEMEDSLKDSLQLIQSTESEVNENKSSLDSEIESYKKQISELEGKEADLSEGIDGETIIKFQRIIKRNKEGLVAVRGNVCSGCHMILPAQFANEVRKNEKILFCPYCSRILTYEETEDESEYYSMDEAGSLSDLDDEDLIEDDEDLIEDDEDQDSSDMKSMGYDE; this comes from the coding sequence ATGCAGACGACAGAAATACTTAGCAAGCTGAAAGATTTACAGGAAGTGCTTGCTGAAAAATACAGAATTGAAGCAAAGATGGAAGAGCTTCCAAAGTCACTCTCAGGAAGCCTTGAAAGTCTTGAACAGTTTAAAAAAGAATACATCGAGAAAAATGCTGAATTTGAAACTGAAAAGGAAAAGCTCACTGCATTGAAAGCAGACCTTGCTGAAGCAGAAAAAGAACGTGAAGCTGGTGAAAAAGGCATGGACAACATCAGTACCCACCGTGAATACGAGCTTCTCGACAAGCAGATTACTGAAGCACAGGAACATGAAACTGAAATTCGTAAAGAGATTCAGAAAGAAGAAAAACTCATTGCAGAAATGGAAGACAGCCTTAAGGATTCCCTTCAGCTTATCCAGTCTACAGAATCAGAAGTAAACGAAAATAAATCAAGCCTTGACAGCGAAATTGAATCATACAAAAAACAGATTTCAGAACTTGAAGGTAAAGAAGCTGATCTTTCTGAAGGAATTGACGGCGAGACAATAATCAAGTTTCAGCGCATCATTAAACGTAATAAGGAAGGTCTTGTTGCAGTACGCGGAAATGTATGCTCAGGATGTCATATGATTCTTCCTGCACAGTTCGCTAACGAAGTACGCAAAAATGAAAAGATTCTTTTCTGTCCATACTGCAGCCGCATTCTGACATATGAAGAAACAGAAGACGAATCAGAATATTATTCTATGGATGAAGCAGGAAGTCTTTCTGATCTTGATGATGAAGATCTTATCGAGGATGATGAAGATCTTATCGAAGATGATGAAGATCAGGATTCTTCTGACATGAAATCAATGGGATATGATGAATAA